The following are encoded in a window of Actinomycetota bacterium genomic DNA:
- a CDS encoding chromosome partitioning protein ParB: protein MSTGFPDADARDDFNRVQRQGRLDRMRDRARRRPPEAGDMLVFEDVTRALGRVGQRDLGHQTVDITTIVGTVDRAKGFDRQFRPTNLHTRQRWERLAAASRRGVALPAVDLYRVGLLHFVRDGHHRVSVARALGQNTIDAVVTEVLTAEAPPAQASPADLPLIDHRRVFRERVPLPPTALARIELHDGWDYALLAEGVEAWGYRRSLEDGGLVGRTELARRWFEEEYEPVVTTLRAAGLVGRRTETEAYLRLGAERFRLLRTHAWTDEVIERLRRLPPGSRR, encoded by the coding sequence GTGAGCACGGGCTTTCCCGATGCCGACGCCCGCGACGACTTCAACCGCGTGCAGCGCCAGGGCCGGCTCGACCGCATGCGCGACCGGGCCCGGCGCCGCCCACCCGAGGCCGGTGACATGCTCGTGTTCGAGGACGTGACCCGGGCACTGGGCCGAGTCGGCCAGCGGGACCTCGGGCACCAGACGGTCGACATCACGACCATCGTCGGCACCGTCGATCGGGCCAAAGGGTTCGACCGCCAGTTCCGCCCGACCAACCTTCACACCCGCCAGCGATGGGAACGCCTGGCGGCCGCCTCCCGCCGGGGCGTGGCCTTGCCGGCGGTCGACCTCTACCGGGTGGGGCTACTGCACTTCGTTCGCGACGGCCACCACCGCGTCTCGGTGGCGCGCGCCCTGGGCCAGAACACGATCGACGCAGTCGTCACCGAGGTCCTCACCGCCGAGGCGCCTCCGGCCCAGGCGTCGCCCGCCGACCTTCCCCTGATCGACCACCGGCGGGTGTTCCGGGAGCGGGTGCCGTTGCCCCCCACCGCCCTCGCCCGTATCGAGTTGCACGACGGGTGGGACTACGCGCTGCTGGCCGAGGGCGTCGAGGCGTGGGGCTACCGCCGCAGCCTCGAAGACGGCGGGTTGGTGGGGCGGACCGAGTTGGCCCGGCGCTGGTTCGAAGAGGAGTACGAACCCGTGGTCACCACGCTCCGGGCCGCCGGCCTCGTGGGCCGCCGCACCGAGACCGAGGCCTACCTGCGCCTGGGTGCGGAACGCTTCCGCCTCCTGCGTACCCACGCCTGGACCGACGAGGTGATCGAGCGCCTACGCCGGCTCCCCCCCGGAAGTCGCCGCTGA
- the ugpC gene encoding sn-glycerol-3-phosphate ABC transporter ATP-binding protein UgpC, with product MAPITIEHATKRYPDGTEAVSDVNLEIADGEFVILVGPSGCGKSTLLRMIVGLEDISDGEIRIGDRVVNDLPPRARNLAMVFQNYALYPHLTVRENMAFPLRLAKVPEDEIRRRVEDAAQVLELVDHLDRKPANLSGGQRQRVAMGRAIVREPAAFLLDEPLSNLDAKLRVQMRTEIARLQGRLKTTTVYVTHDQTEAMTLGDRVAVLRKGVVQQVASPRELYQHPVNLFVAGFIGSPAMNFLPAEVAGGEVRLPMVSFPAPGEWRDRLGGDRSLIAGIRPEDFHDAALGDQPDGVPSFTTKVEVMEWLGAEQYAYFPVAQQQRSSELADLARELETVESPGSGSMVVARLDAASDIRAGRESVLWFDPARLHLFDPSSGDNLTGAAAG from the coding sequence GTGGCCCCCATCACCATCGAGCACGCCACCAAGCGCTACCCCGACGGCACCGAGGCGGTGAGCGACGTCAACCTCGAGATCGCCGATGGGGAGTTCGTGATCCTGGTAGGCCCCTCGGGGTGCGGCAAGTCGACCCTGCTGCGCATGATCGTCGGCCTCGAGGACATCTCCGACGGCGAGATCCGCATCGGCGACCGGGTGGTCAACGACCTGCCACCCCGGGCCCGAAACCTGGCCATGGTCTTCCAGAACTACGCCCTCTACCCCCACTTGACGGTGAGAGAGAACATGGCCTTCCCGTTGAGGTTGGCCAAGGTGCCCGAAGATGAGATCAGGCGCCGGGTGGAGGACGCCGCTCAGGTGTTGGAGCTGGTAGACCACCTCGACCGCAAGCCTGCCAACCTGTCCGGGGGCCAGCGCCAGCGGGTGGCCATGGGGCGGGCCATCGTCCGGGAACCGGCTGCCTTCTTGCTCGACGAGCCCCTCTCCAACCTCGATGCCAAGTTGAGGGTGCAGATGCGGACGGAGATCGCCCGCCTCCAGGGCCGGCTCAAGACGACCACCGTCTACGTGACCCATGACCAGACCGAGGCCATGACCCTGGGCGACCGGGTGGCCGTGCTGCGCAAGGGGGTGGTGCAGCAGGTGGCCTCACCCCGCGAGCTCTACCAGCACCCGGTGAACCTGTTCGTGGCCGGCTTCATCGGCTCGCCGGCCATGAACTTCCTGCCCGCCGAGGTGGCCGGGGGAGAGGTGAGGCTCCCGATGGTCTCGTTCCCGGCGCCCGGGGAGTGGCGCGACCGGCTGGGCGGGGACCGCTCCTTGATCGCCGGCATCCGTCCCGAGGACTTCCACGACGCCGCTCTGGGCGACCAGCCCGACGGCGTACCGTCGTTCACCACCAAGGTCGAGGTCATGGAGTGGCTGGGGGCCGAGCAGTACGCCTACTTCCCGGTGGCCCAGCAGCAACGGTCGAGCGAGCTGGCCGACCTGGCCCGGGAGCTGGAGACGGTGGAGTCACCCGGGTCGGGCTCGATGGTGGTGGCCCGCCTCGACGCGGCCAGCGACATCAGGGCGGGCCGGGAGTCGGTCCTGTGGTTCGACCCGGCCCGGCTGCACCTGTTCGACCCCTCCTCGGGTGACAACCTCACGGGCGCGGCGGCTGGATGA